The genomic interval ttggcccattcatcctgacagaactggtgtaactgagtcaggtttgtaggcctccttgctcacacacactttttcagttcttgccacaacatttctatgggattgaagtcagggctttgtgattgccactccaataccttgactttgttgtccataagccattttgccacaactttggaagtatgcttggggtcattgtccatttggaagacccattttcagccaagctttaactgatgtcttgagatgttgcttcaatatatccaccaaatTCTCCTCACttattatgccatctattttgtgaagtgcaccagtccttcctgcagcaaagcacccccacaacatgatgctgccactcccgggcttcacggatgggatggtgtttttcggcttgcaagcctcccccttttacctccaaatataacaatggtcattatggccaaacagttctatttttgtttcatcaaactagaggacatttctccaaaaagtacaatctttgtccccacgtgcagttgcaaaccgtagtcttttttgtacttttgtacctgtttccagcatcttcacaaggtcctttgctgttgttctgggattaattcacacttttcgcaccaaagtacgttcatctcaaggagacagaacccgtctccttcctgagcggtatgacggctgcgtggtcccatggtgtttatacttgcgtactattgtttgtacagatgaacgtggtaccttcaggcgtttggaaattactcctaaggatgaaccagacttgtggaaatctacaatttattttctgaggtcttggctgatttctttagattttcccatgatgtcaagcaaagaggcactgagtttgaaggtagtccttgaaatacatccacaggtacacctccaattgactcaaattatgtcaattagcctatcagaagcttctaaagccatggcatcattttctggaattttccaagttgtttaaaggcacagtcaacttagtgtatgtaaacttctgacctactggagtcgtgatacagtgaattataagtgaaataatctgtctgtgaacaattgttggaaaatgacttgtgtcatgcacaaagtagatgtcctaaccgacttgccaaaactatagtttgttaaccagaaatgtgtgagtggttgaaaaacgagttttgatgacttcaacctaagtgtatgtaaacttctgacttcaactgtacctttcataatatttccccgaatgttattagcctacctcctctttctctctctgttgttgctTCATTCCTTTCTCACTTTCAACAGTTAATTGAAATACGTTTTATTGTCCTTATCTTCATCATTCAAATGACATCCTTGAATAATACaggactagaattagatgcagaaggctttcacttctcttcatgaagattgaatggttacgggtctgaataaataacagCTATATCCTACCGCCATCGTGCGTTTACTCTTCTTTCAAACAACCCCTGAGTTCTAATGGCTGCtgtatttaacattcagcaaaCAAATAGGTTGCGTCCCTGTTCAAATTCTTTATTGATATCAGAAATGCAAGACAAAAATGATGTCTAGcaagctattctagtctagcttttccGTGAAAGAGAGCTCAGCCGTGCACTGATTTAAAGCAATGAAAGATATTCCAGTTATAGGCTGTTCTAAAACTCTGCAGCTGCAATTAAACATCTTTATAATTCAAAAACAAGGTGACCCCCGAATGCCAGAtggagatgggtaaattagacAAGTATAAGGTCTTTATATTACTATAGCATaggctatgctgcagcaaatgtaggcctacatgtcacaacaacaacaagttaccaagatgagatgataggtctacaCATGCATAGTGAACTGCACTCCATACTGAGATGGCCTGTCTGTtcccaccctgagcgttgatgattCATGCAGAGGCGTTAGATTTAGACATGTCATTTAACTGTTCCATTTCACGCTGTTCATAtaaattatttgttattatttacCGGTTTCAAAGCAGTTATTTATCCCGGGAAAAGGACTGGTTTTGGGCGGTAAATCCCATAACCaggtttttaagccttgagacaattgaaacatggattgcagtcaagaactgcaatgctgctgggattttcatgctcaacactttcccatgtgtatcaagaatgctttaccacccaaaggacatccagccaacttgacacaactgtgggaagcatcggattgaacatgggccagcatccctgtggaacactttcgaccccttgtagagtccatgtaacaacgaattgaggctgttctgagggaaaaagggagtgcaactcaatgttaggaagctgttcctaatgttttgtttccTCAGTATATGTTGAAGTATTACAACAGAGAAATCAACATGTGGATACAGTATATGGGAAGTTGGACAACAGGTTACTGAAACACCAGACATGTTTTTGTTTGACTCGGTGAGTGTCATATTTTTGTTAACTAACTTtgaaactaaccctaaccttatccaGTCACTAGCATGCCTGACCAAAAacttaacctaaccctgaccttaaactGGAGCTAGAATACGAACAGTTGTCCCGCTTCCCAAATGTTCACATGATGACATTTGAGAGTGAAAATAAAAGATTTGACTTTATTGGAGATAAACATTAGTATGTAATCCAAGAGAGTTAGACTGTGTATGGAATGGACATGTTGCTGTTGTCATGCGATCGCAAATAAGGGAGTCTGACAACGTTACTGCTGGTGTAAATGTCCAATGTTTACTTCCCCATTAGCATTTCATACGTGGTGCATCTTGTGTCACACTTAATGATGTCCCCATACACCCCACTTATAGTGTACTAGTTCCGGTGTAACCCCCGCTCATCTTTATCCCCCTTCTTTTAATTTGAAACAACAACAATGTTCAATGTATCTCACAGGCCATTGTTCAACACCCATCTGTCTTCTTGTTTTGGAATGAACATAGTGGCCATACTTGGGATTGGGCTAGGGTTAGGCCAGAATAATGACAGTGTTAAGTATTTAATAACATATTTCTGAGGAATATGTTTCTGAATGTATTCAACAATAATGAATAAAGACAGACACGAATGTCAAGTTCAATCGCCATATTGCTATAATACCTGATGTAACAACCATATGTTTTTACATACGTAGAGTcaataatatacactatatgtatAATATGTTGTCATGAATGTTTAGAATCTTCTGTTTTACTCTTTATATGTTGAacacaatatggacacagatgcACCTGCGACAGAAACGCATACAGAGACAGATAATAACCCTTTGAGTCCACACTGAGCAGTAGGCCCTGTGCTGTGTTGTTGAGTCAGGACTTTACACAATGAGAGGCCACAGATTATTTGGGTGTTGGACAGGTATAAAAGTTAGGGCTAACACAGACAGGAATTCAGTGCAGTCACAGTGCAGTCCTGAAGAACAAACGTCATCATGATGGGCAAGGTATGAACCGGAGCATCATTTTCCCTCTGTTTCTTCTGTCTATATGTGATAGACTGTTTGACATCTACAACAATTTCATAATGTCAGACATAGTTTCGGGGTAAATGTAGTTCAAGTTCAATGTTGATTTAGTTCATTATCTATTGTAGGTTCTCTCTTCATGACAGTATTACTCACAGACCCTATGTCATCCCCAGATCATCTTCTACGAGGACAAGAACTTCCAGGGTCGTTCCTATGAGACCAGCTCCGACTGCCCTGAGTTGACCTCCCACCTGAGCAGGTGCCACTCCTGCAGGGTTGAGAGCGGCAACTTCATGGTGTACGATCGCCCCAACTTCATGGGAAACCAGTACTTCATGAGGAGGGGAGAGTACTCTGACTACCAGAGTATGATGGGAATGAGGGAATGCATCAGGTCCTGTCGCATGATCCCCATGGTAGGTTGAACGTTGGTAAATCTATTCTTGAATATAAAGTATGTTTTGATGGTGGTATTCTCATACAAAATGATTTTGTTAATAATTTCACTGATCAATAAAGTAACTATGATCTTTCCTCCTAACAGCACCGTGGAAACTTCAGGATGAGGATCTACGAGAGGGAGAACTTCGGAGGTCAGATGCACGAGATGATGGACGACTGTGACTCCATCCAGGAGCGTTACCGTATGTCAGACTGCCAGTCCTGCAACGTGATGGACGGCCACTGGCTGATGTACGAGCAGCCCCACTTCAGAGGCAGGCAGATGTACATGAGGCCTGGAGAGTACAGGAGCTTCAAGGATATGGGCATGGGAAT from Oncorhynchus kisutch isolate 150728-3 linkage group LG26, Okis_V2, whole genome shotgun sequence carries:
- the LOC109871113 gene encoding gamma-crystallin M3-like; its protein translation is MMGKIIFYEDKNFQGRSYETSSDCPELTSHLSRCHSCRVESGNFMVYDRPNFMGNQYFMRRGEYSDYQSMMGMRECIRSCRMIPMHRGNFRMRIYERENFGGQMHEMMDDCDSIQERYRMSDCQSCNVMDGHWLMYEQPHFRGRQMYMRPGEYRSFKDMGMGMGGMGGTSGMRFMSMRRIMDNMSM